The following are encoded in a window of Pseudomonas sp. St316 genomic DNA:
- a CDS encoding site-specific integrase produces MANIRSLPSGNWNAQVRLKGKPAQSKTFPTQALAQAWADQLEAVTKEHQTHTLYTLGMTYCETLLKGKGSYDHAIKIVDQLYAAFPQSIHDITPQLVNDFKLKRLQTVKPATCRIQLAFMSRFFRFAKRGLLIDIHNPVSDIALPKPDKSSDKVISAGELRQLLNKLSPTMALIVELAYETAMRRSEILKLTTHCLHLDERIADVIDGKNGTRSVPLTIRAIELLKEAQRLALADRAHKGRLFTVTPHSVSQAVRLARNKAGLDNSVRLHQLRHTRITNVAKKGFNNAQIMIVSGHRDTRSVARYSHLNAKDVLHLID; encoded by the coding sequence ATGGCTAACATCCGCTCCCTTCCCTCTGGTAACTGGAACGCTCAGGTACGTCTGAAAGGGAAACCTGCTCAGTCCAAAACCTTCCCTACTCAAGCACTGGCCCAAGCATGGGCTGACCAGCTTGAAGCCGTCACCAAGGAACACCAAACCCATACGCTCTACACCTTGGGCATGACCTACTGTGAAACCTTACTCAAGGGTAAGGGTAGCTATGACCATGCAATCAAGATTGTTGACCAGCTCTATGCTGCCTTCCCTCAGTCAATCCATGACATCACCCCTCAGCTAGTCAATGACTTCAAGCTGAAGCGTCTACAGACGGTCAAGCCTGCTACCTGTCGCATTCAGTTAGCGTTCATGTCCCGTTTCTTCAGGTTCGCTAAGCGTGGCCTGCTAATCGACATACACAACCCCGTAAGTGACATAGCCCTACCCAAGCCCGACAAGTCGAGTGACAAGGTAATCAGTGCTGGCGAGCTTAGACAATTGCTCAACAAGCTATCCCCTACCATGGCTCTCATCGTGGAGCTTGCCTATGAAACCGCTATGAGACGATCAGAAATACTCAAGCTCACAACTCACTGTCTTCACCTGGATGAACGAATTGCGGATGTGATTGATGGGAAGAACGGCACTAGATCTGTGCCCCTAACCATCAGAGCCATAGAGTTATTGAAAGAGGCTCAGCGTCTGGCATTAGCAGACCGAGCACATAAAGGAAGACTCTTCACTGTCACGCCTCATAGCGTCTCTCAGGCTGTCAGATTGGCAAGGAACAAAGCAGGCTTAGACAATAGCGTCAGGCTTCACCAGTTAAGACATACACGCATCACCAACGTAGCCAAGAAAGGATTTAACAATGCTCAGATAATGATTGTGTCGGGACATAGGGATACAAGGTC
- a CDS encoding type I restriction endonuclease, which translates to MEFIERLNAMSAKVNQLASTIQTEEATKTAFVMPFIHTVLGYDVFDPSEVVPEYICDIGTKKGEKIDYAILKNGQIQILIETKKIGESLNINHASQLFRYFHVTTARISILTNGRFYRFFTDLDAPNKMDEKPFLEIDLLDIDEHVIPELQKLTKSAFDVESIINAAGELKYVGQIKREMASQFTQPDDDFARFFASRIYEGVITQKVREQFALLTKKAASQFLNDQINDRLKSAISGVPLPTPAERVVSESQPDTNETPEDRVLTTMEELEGFHIIKAIVRTVIDSKRIAHRDTQSYFGILLDDNNRKPIARLHFNRTQKYLGVFDKDKNETRHPISSLDEIYEFSDSLKETITFYHGQV; encoded by the coding sequence ATGGAATTTATAGAACGCTTGAACGCAATGTCGGCGAAGGTGAATCAGTTAGCATCAACAATCCAAACTGAGGAAGCAACTAAGACCGCTTTTGTAATGCCATTCATTCACACAGTGCTTGGCTATGACGTTTTCGACCCATCCGAAGTCGTGCCCGAATATATATGTGACATAGGTACAAAAAAAGGCGAAAAAATTGACTACGCCATCTTAAAGAATGGCCAGATTCAGATCCTTATCGAGACCAAAAAAATTGGAGAGTCGTTGAATATAAATCACGCTAGCCAGTTATTCAGATACTTCCATGTCACTACCGCCAGAATATCAATCTTAACTAACGGCAGATTCTACAGGTTCTTCACCGACTTAGATGCCCCCAACAAAATGGATGAAAAACCATTTTTGGAGATAGACCTTTTAGATATCGACGAACATGTGATACCAGAGCTGCAGAAGCTCACAAAATCAGCATTTGATGTTGAATCAATCATTAACGCAGCAGGTGAATTAAAGTACGTAGGGCAAATAAAAAGGGAAATGGCCTCTCAGTTCACCCAGCCCGACGACGACTTCGCACGTTTCTTTGCCTCTCGAATCTATGAAGGTGTGATCACTCAAAAAGTAAGAGAGCAGTTCGCGTTACTCACCAAAAAAGCCGCGTCTCAGTTCCTAAACGATCAAATTAACGACCGTTTGAAGTCCGCAATTAGCGGCGTTCCGCTACCGACTCCAGCTGAACGGGTTGTATCCGAGAGCCAGCCCGATACAAATGAAACGCCAGAGGATAGAGTCCTTACTACGATGGAAGAGTTAGAAGGCTTCCATATCATAAAGGCGATAGTGCGTACAGTAATCGACTCCAAACGAATCGCACACCGAGACACCCAGAGCTACTTTGGAATCTTATTAGACGATAACAATCGAAAGCCAATCGCAAGGCTTCACTTCAATAGAACCCAAAAATATCTGGGCGTTTTTGATAAAGACAAGAACGAAACTCGGCACCCTATCAGTTCGCTTGATGAAATTTATGAGTTCTCAGATTCCTTAAAAGAGACAATTACTTTTTATCATGGGCAGGTTTGA
- a CDS encoding DUF4410 domain-containing protein yields MNTSKLSIALSCAIAVLMLSGCAASVKSGGTETLAIQESAKQNLVVNFQGNSKVQQNEDWPRLKQEWNDALRVEATRAGYSLTEAQASSLDGKDGVGIKINVTNFRYLTPGARYGAGVMVGNAWVNSSADYSDLKSGRLIGTRTYDTSSSAWEGVMSAMTQEQVQAISQKIISDIKSAKAK; encoded by the coding sequence ATGAACACCTCCAAGCTTTCGATTGCGCTGTCCTGCGCTATTGCTGTTCTGATGTTGAGCGGATGCGCTGCCTCTGTAAAAAGCGGCGGGACTGAAACGCTCGCCATCCAGGAGTCAGCCAAGCAAAACCTGGTCGTAAACTTTCAAGGCAATAGCAAGGTTCAACAAAACGAGGACTGGCCTCGCTTGAAGCAAGAGTGGAATGACGCCCTGCGAGTCGAAGCGACTCGCGCCGGCTACAGCCTTACAGAGGCTCAGGCATCAAGCCTCGACGGCAAAGACGGTGTCGGTATCAAGATTAACGTGACCAATTTCCGTTACCTGACCCCCGGCGCACGCTATGGAGCCGGGGTCATGGTAGGGAATGCGTGGGTCAATTCCAGTGCAGATTACTCAGATTTGAAATCAGGCCGCCTGATTGGAACTCGCACCTATGACACCTCCTCGTCTGCTTGGGAAGGCGTTATGTCGGCTATGACTCAAGAGCAGGTTCAGGCTATTTCTCAGAAAATCATCAGTGACATCAAGAGCGCAAAGGCCAAGTAA
- a CDS encoding YceK/YidQ family lipoprotein, with product MNFRDILLILVAAAASGCGTITTTFRDDAVASNKLARWHSHCDTVPRVYSGAVFDYCTLDAEPRQSTGFDGHPAPTLIVLDMGVSAATDTLLLPYTLYLQNKHGDIKKASFE from the coding sequence ATGAATTTCAGAGACATTCTGTTGATACTCGTAGCGGCTGCAGCGTCGGGATGCGGAACGATCACTACAACCTTTCGGGACGATGCCGTGGCCAGCAATAAACTGGCTCGCTGGCACTCCCACTGTGACACGGTACCGCGGGTTTACAGCGGTGCCGTCTTTGATTACTGCACCCTGGACGCGGAACCACGCCAAAGCACAGGTTTTGACGGACACCCTGCTCCAACCCTAATCGTTCTGGACATGGGAGTCTCAGCGGCCACAGATACGCTTTTATTGCCTTACACCCTCTATTTGCAGAACAAGCATGGCGATATCAAGAAAGCCAGTTTCGAGTAA
- a CDS encoding DUF6434 domain-containing protein, producing MSFNWHSDQLTRNTTVCKNYRNTQNVRRFMVEHCGANFKFDRGFMAWIRNGVPKTLGEAVDEWLLRNRDTH from the coding sequence ATGAGTTTTAATTGGCACAGTGATCAGCTCACAAGAAATACGACAGTTTGCAAGAATTACCGAAACACCCAAAACGTCCGCAGATTCATGGTGGAGCACTGCGGCGCGAACTTTAAGTTTGATAGAGGCTTTATGGCCTGGATACGTAATGGCGTACCTAAAACGCTCGGAGAAGCCGTCGATGAGTGGCTGCTGCGCAATCGCGATACCCACTGA
- a CDS encoding AraC family transcriptional regulator encodes MLSIERALWYIELELGSHLDLGRVARHCNMSPFALARLFALSTGWSVMRYIRARRLSQAALTLRRGAPDILQVALDAGYGSHEAFTRAFCDLFGFTPKQVRGHEDEHLSLVEPLRMKERKLITLSEPRFETRAEFFIAGLGNRFTFEKNEGIVGLWQAFSPYLGQVPNQVNNGSYGLCCNPEPDGSFEYIAGTEVSCVKGLPPAFRYFRVPQQNYVVFRHQGHISTIHQTFFTIFNHWLPESEYELADAPEFEEYSPDFEPARGKGYVEVWIPLARHRASHAINV; translated from the coding sequence ATGCTGAGTATCGAAAGGGCCCTGTGGTATATCGAGCTGGAGCTGGGATCCCATCTCGATCTGGGACGTGTCGCGCGCCATTGCAACATGTCTCCCTTTGCCTTGGCCCGTTTGTTTGCGCTGTCGACGGGCTGGTCGGTGATGCGTTACATCCGCGCACGGCGTTTGAGCCAAGCGGCATTGACCTTGCGTCGAGGTGCGCCGGATATCCTGCAAGTAGCGCTGGATGCTGGCTACGGCTCCCATGAAGCCTTTACACGCGCCTTCTGTGATCTGTTTGGGTTCACTCCAAAGCAGGTGCGTGGGCACGAAGATGAACATCTCTCGCTGGTGGAACCTTTACGTATGAAAGAAAGGAAGCTCATAACACTCTCTGAACCTCGCTTTGAAACTAGAGCAGAGTTTTTCATCGCCGGTCTGGGGAATCGTTTTACCTTTGAGAAGAACGAAGGCATCGTCGGCTTGTGGCAAGCGTTCTCTCCCTACCTGGGACAGGTACCCAATCAGGTAAACAACGGGAGCTATGGCCTGTGCTGTAATCCTGAACCGGATGGTAGTTTTGAGTACATTGCCGGCACCGAGGTGTCCTGCGTAAAAGGTCTTCCTCCGGCTTTTCGGTACTTCAGGGTGCCGCAGCAAAACTATGTCGTGTTTCGGCACCAAGGCCACATCTCGACGATCCATCAGACTTTCTTCACCATTTTCAATCACTGGCTGCCTGAATCCGAATATGAGCTTGCCGACGCGCCTGAGTTCGAAGAGTACAGTCCTGATTTCGAACCCGCCCGAGGGAAGGGTTATGTGGAAGTGTGGATACCGCTTGCAAGACACCGGGCATCCCATGCCATCAATGTATAA
- a CDS encoding alpha/beta hydrolase, with translation MKFSLLGGIWLLSFSVFFAGCASSVSYPTPTSSSEPLPYPMPEYTEAAQRAEIFAPVKVSYATNRKKAPDGSLLPELNVSGDPLSYGQETVLIPSKREVGSFKDSHDSAFKILMKFGLVEEQDDPIITLLNAKSITLSEADFFKQFKSAKDLKSGDVLLFVHGFNVKFEDAVKRAAQVSYDINPDLQPVVFSWPSIGDPLKYNRDFGRALDSVDDFEKFMLKLMASTQGKRIHILAHSMGSKVVIPALAKLYTTHSKLLDKKLGNIILAAPDFPRETFISKYKAAFSKFGRATIYMSSEDKALKLSSGTYLADREMLGFSGSEGFFSPGIDSVDITRAGGVDDLLGHSKYGSSARVLVDMHDMIVSNLRANKRKGFIVEPPYKYFFLQP, from the coding sequence ATGAAGTTTTCTTTGTTGGGTGGTATCTGGCTTCTATCATTTAGCGTGTTTTTTGCCGGGTGTGCATCTTCAGTTTCGTATCCGACTCCAACTTCCAGTTCTGAGCCGTTACCTTATCCCATGCCGGAATATACTGAAGCGGCACAGAGGGCTGAAATTTTTGCGCCAGTGAAGGTCAGCTATGCAACAAATAGAAAGAAAGCGCCGGATGGCAGTCTATTGCCTGAGTTGAATGTGTCCGGTGACCCCCTGTCTTACGGTCAGGAGACCGTTTTGATTCCTTCTAAAAGGGAGGTGGGGAGTTTTAAAGATTCACATGACTCCGCATTTAAAATATTAATGAAGTTTGGGCTCGTGGAAGAGCAGGATGACCCCATCATTACCTTGCTGAATGCTAAGTCAATAACGTTGTCAGAGGCTGACTTTTTTAAGCAGTTCAAGTCAGCGAAAGATCTTAAAAGCGGTGATGTGTTGCTTTTCGTACATGGCTTTAATGTGAAATTTGAAGACGCTGTGAAGCGTGCAGCTCAAGTTTCTTATGATATTAATCCTGATTTGCAACCGGTGGTGTTCAGCTGGCCTTCTATTGGGGATCCGTTAAAGTACAATCGCGATTTTGGTAGGGCGTTGGACTCCGTTGATGACTTCGAAAAGTTCATGTTAAAGCTGATGGCCTCTACGCAGGGAAAGAGAATTCATATCCTGGCGCATAGCATGGGGTCAAAAGTTGTCATTCCTGCACTGGCTAAGCTCTATACTACTCATTCAAAACTACTGGATAAGAAGCTGGGTAATATTATACTGGCTGCGCCTGATTTTCCCAGGGAGACGTTTATCTCGAAGTATAAGGCCGCGTTCAGTAAATTTGGTCGCGCAACCATTTATATGTCGTCGGAAGATAAGGCGCTCAAGTTATCCTCTGGCACCTATCTTGCCGATCGGGAAATGCTTGGCTTTAGTGGCTCTGAAGGTTTTTTCTCTCCCGGAATAGACTCTGTTGATATCACTCGTGCGGGGGGTGTTGATGATCTGCTTGGGCATTCAAAGTATGGTAGTTCGGCGCGTGTGCTAGTGGATATGCATGATATGATCGTCAGCAATTTGAGGGCCAACAAAAGAAAAGGATTTATCGTCGAACCCCCTTATAAGTATTTTTTTCTACAGCCGTAG
- a CDS encoding LysR substrate-binding domain-containing protein produces the protein MFAKLPLTALRGFESAARLGSFKAAAQELNISPAAISHQVKSLEAFLGVLLFERSSQNVRLSADGERLHPFMHRALLDIQHGLQVLSPPCAAQSLVVSTTPAFASLWLIPRLGDFHRLYPEIGVRLHTSNDVVDLQRDASIDLAIRALFTPDPLLFEQPLLDEYFGVYCRPDWQPPAVGSPIELIDVPWLSSASVAIDWPAWCAKAGTLGWLDSARFRRYDEEQHALQAAVAGHGLVLASNVLVAEVVGRGELVEYRPEIRLAGARYTVVCVPGRERQALVRCFSEWLLGQRLG, from the coding sequence ATGTTCGCTAAACTGCCCCTCACCGCCCTGCGCGGCTTCGAGTCCGCCGCACGACTGGGCAGCTTCAAAGCGGCAGCCCAGGAACTGAACATCAGCCCGGCGGCCATCTCCCATCAAGTCAAAAGCCTTGAAGCCTTCCTTGGCGTGCTTCTGTTCGAACGCTCCAGCCAAAACGTGCGCCTGAGCGCCGACGGCGAGCGCCTTCACCCTTTCATGCACCGTGCCCTGCTTGATATCCAGCACGGCCTGCAGGTGTTGTCGCCGCCTTGTGCTGCGCAGTCGCTGGTGGTGAGTACTACGCCGGCGTTCGCCAGCCTGTGGTTGATACCTCGGCTCGGGGACTTTCATCGGTTGTACCCGGAGATCGGCGTCAGGCTGCATACCAGCAACGACGTGGTCGACCTGCAGCGAGACGCCAGCATCGACCTGGCGATCCGCGCCCTGTTCACGCCTGACCCACTGCTGTTCGAACAGCCTTTGCTGGACGAGTACTTTGGCGTTTATTGCCGTCCCGATTGGCAACCGCCCGCAGTAGGCTCGCCCATCGAACTGATCGACGTGCCGTGGCTGAGTAGCGCGAGCGTCGCGATTGACTGGCCTGCCTGGTGCGCCAAGGCCGGCACTCTGGGCTGGCTCGATAGCGCGCGATTCCGGCGTTATGACGAGGAGCAGCATGCACTGCAGGCAGCGGTTGCCGGGCACGGGCTGGTGCTCGCCAGCAATGTGCTGGTTGCTGAGGTTGTCGGGCGTGGGGAGCTGGTTGAGTATCGCCCTGAGATTCGCTTGGCGGGTGCGCGGTATACGGTGGTGTGTGTGCCGGGGCGGGAGCGGCAGGCGCTGGTACGGTGTTTTAGCGAGTGGTTGCTGGGACAGCGTCTTGGCTGA
- a CDS encoding PACE efflux transporter — protein sequence MQGTPRKILQAILYEAGGVLFVAPALALTYGQGMGYSTLLSLVISAVALAWNMLFNGLFEWWERRQPSRHRNWQRRLLHSLGFEGGLTLILTPVIGAWLGISLWLALVTNLGLFVFFFFYALVFQWVFDRVFDVPLSAQADQGSVSNAR from the coding sequence ATGCAAGGCACGCCCCGTAAAATCCTTCAGGCCATCCTCTACGAAGCTGGCGGTGTGCTGTTCGTGGCACCGGCGCTGGCGCTGACCTACGGCCAGGGTATGGGCTATTCAACCCTACTGTCGCTGGTGATTTCTGCTGTCGCGCTGGCCTGGAACATGCTTTTCAACGGCCTGTTCGAGTGGTGGGAGCGCCGCCAACCCAGTCGCCATCGCAACTGGCAGCGACGACTGCTCCATTCCCTGGGATTTGAAGGCGGCTTGACGCTGATTCTTACCCCTGTGATCGGGGCGTGGTTGGGCATCAGCCTCTGGCTGGCGCTGGTGACTAACCTGGGGCTGTTTGTGTTTTTCTTTTTTTACGCGCTGGTTTTTCAATGGGTGTTTGATCGGGTGTTTGATGTTCCGCTTTCGGCGCAGGCCGATCAGGGTTCTGTATCCAACGCCCGTTGA